From Budorcas taxicolor isolate Tak-1 chromosome 19, Takin1.1, whole genome shotgun sequence, the proteins below share one genomic window:
- the LOC128065692 gene encoding keratin-associated protein 4-9-like, which translates to MVSSCCGSICSDQSCGRSLCQETCCSPSCCQTTCCRTTCCRPSCGVSSCCRPVCCQPTCPRPTCCISSCSRPSCCVSSCGSSCYRPTCCVSSCCRPQCCQPVCCQPTCPRPTCCISSCSRPSCCVSSCGSSCYRPTCCISSCCRPRCCQPVCCQPSCPRISSCCRPSCCGSSCCRPSCCLRPVCGRVSCRTTCYRPTCVISTCPRPVCCPSSCC; encoded by the coding sequence ATGGTCAGCTCCTGTTGTGGCTCCATCTGCTCTGACCAGAGCTGCGGCCGAAGTCTCTGCCAGGAGACCTGCTGCTCCCCCAGCTGCTGCCAGACCACCTGCTGCAGGACCACCTGCTGCCGCCCCAGCTGTGGTGTGTCCAGCTGCTGCCGCCCCGTCTGCTGCCAGCCCACCTGCCCTCGCCCCACCTGCTGCATCTCTAGCTGCTCCCGCCCCTCCTGCTGTGTTTCCAGCTGTGGCTCCAGCTGCTACAGGCCTACCTGCTGTGTCTCCAGCTGCTGCAGGCCCCAGTGCTGCCAGCCTGTGTGCTGCCAGCCCACCTGCCCTCGCCCCACCTGCTGCATCTCTAGCTGCTCCCGCCCCTCCTGCTGTGTTTCCAGCTGTGGCTCCAGCTGCTACAGGCCTACCTGCTGCATCTCCAGCTGCTGCAGGCCCCGGTGCTGCCAGCCTGTATGCTGCCAGCCCAGCTGCCCCCGCATCTCCAGCTGCTGCCGCCCCTCTTGCTGCGGCTCCAGCTGCTGCCGCCCGAGCTGCTGCCTGCGCCCAGTGTGCGGCCGGGTCTCCTGCCGCACCACTTGCTATCGCCCCACCTGTGTCATCTCCACCTGCCCCCGCCCCGTGTGCTGTCCCTCCTCTTGCTGCTGA